AAGGCCCGCCGGAACGGCTGTACCCCGAGGGCACCCACGCCTTCGAATTCGAACGCACGGTCAGCCGCCTGATGGAGATGCAGAGCGAGGACTACCTGCGCCAGCAGCACCTGACCTGAGGGGGCCGAGGCGCCCCGCCTCCACCCGTGTTACCACGGCGATCCCGCCCTACTCCCGTTTCGCGCCGAAGATAAACGGGCGCCCGACGTTGTATTGCTGAACGTCGGTCCAACGGCGAGGGAGAGGGCGAAGCATGCCTTGGCGGTCCCGGTGCGGTGCACTGACGCTGGCGCTTTTTCTGACGGCACCGATCCAGTCCGCCCCCGCCGCCGCGGCGGGCAGCGTCGACTGCTGGCTGCTCGACGGCGAGGCGCTGACCCAGGCGCGCGAGGGCGGCTGGTGCAAGGACGCCTTTTCCCGGAACTCGCAGACCGGAGCGGCGCCCGTCGTCACGGTCACCGCGGCCCCCCTGCCCGCCCGCAAGCCCGACCCGCCCCCGAAGAAGCGGGTCGTCACCGTCCAGCGCAAGGCGAAGGCGCAGCCCGACTCCCAGGCCGCGGCCATCGTCCGCCCCGCCGCCCGCGGCAACGCGGTCGCCGAGGCGGATTTCGGCACCCAGTTCAAGCGCGACTGGAACGCCCTGATGAAGAAGCTCTTCGAGCCCTGAGCCCCAAGCCACGTCAGGCGCGGATCAGGTCCGGGCCTCGTCCAGCCACTTCCGCACCGCCGGCGGCTCATAGGCGGCGAAGGCGTCCAGGATGCCCGGCGCGGTGTCGCGGACGATCAGCATGTCGCGGTGCTTGGGCTGCATGAAGCGCTCCCCCGCCACATGGTCGAGGAAACCGGCCAGTCCGTCGTAGAATCCCGAGGCGTTGAGCAGGCCGCAGGGCTTGTCGTGGCGGCCGAGCTGCGCCCAGGTCCACACCTCGAACAGCTCCTCCAGCGTGCCGATGCCGCCGGGCAGCGCGATGAAGCCGTCGGACAGCTCGGCCATCAGGGCCTTGCGCTCGTGCATGGTGGCGACGATGCGCAGTTCCTGGAGGCCCTGGTGGCCGACCTCCTTGTCCATCAGGAATTGCGGGATGATGCCGGTGACCGTGCCGCCCGCGGCCAGGACCGAGTCGGCGATCCGCCCCATCAGGCCGGTCCGCCCGCCGCCGTAGACGAGGCCGATGCCACGCTCCGCCATGTGGCGGCCAAGCTGCTCCGCGGCCTCGCCATAGGCCGGGTTGGTGCCGGGGTTGGACCCGGCATAGACGCAAATCCGCATGTCGTTCCTCTGTTCGCGCCGTCTCTTGGACGCGTGTCGTAACAAGTGGCTTACCGGACGCGGGTGACCGTGAAGCGCTGGCTGGGATTCACGAACTCGTCCTGCGCCGCGATCAGTTGCAGCTCCCGCGTGCCCATCCGGCGGGTGGTCTGGAAGATGGCGTAGATGGCCGCCGCCGCCTGCTCCAGCGCTTCGGCCGGGTCGAAGGCCTTCAGGTAATGGGCCAGGAACAGGGCGGCCACCGCGTCGCCCGACCCGTTGGGCGGCGGGTCCAGCGGCAGGCGCGGGGTGGAGACCAGCCACGCGCCGTCGCGGTCGTCGGCCAGCATCTCGATGTGGCCGGGGTCGGCGTCCTTGCGGGTCAGGCTGGTCACCAGGACCAGCCGCGGCCCGCGCTCCCGCAGGGCGGCGGTGGCGGCCAGCGCGTCGTCCAGCGTCTCCACCGTCCGGCCGGTCAGATACTCCAGCTCGAACTGGTTGGGGGTCATCAGGTCGGCGGCGGGGACGGCGTGGTCGCGGATGAACTCCGGCAGGCCGGGGCGCACGAAGAAGCCGCGCCCGACGTCGCCCATCACCGGGTCGCAGGCGTAGACGGCGCGCGGGTTGGCGGCCTTCAGCCGGGCCGCCGTCTCGACGATCACCTGCCCAAGCCCGACGTCGCCCATGTAGCCCGACAGCAGCGCGTCGCAGCCGGGCAGGACGCCGCGCGCGGCGACGCCGTCCATCAGGTCGGCGACATGCTCCGCCGTGAAGACCTGCCCGGTCCATTCGCCGTAACCGGTGTGGTTGGAGAACTGCACCGTGTTCACCGCGATGGCGTCGCAGCCGAGCCGCTGCAGCGGGAACACCGCGGCCCGGTTGCCGACATAGCCGTAAGCGACGTGGGACTGGATCGAAATGACGGTCTTCATGGGCGGACGATCCGAAAGGTTGGGCACGCATCCTAAACCGTCCGCGCCACACGCTGGGGATGTTTCCATGCAGACCAGAGTTACGCGCCGCATGGACAGGGGGATCGGACGCGGCTAATCCTGCGGCAACGACACAAGACCGCTTGGGGGAATGCCATGGCCGCCACCGCCCGCCCGCGCCGCAGCGTGCTCTACATGCCCGGCTCCAACACCCGCGCCCTGGAGAAGGGGCGCAGCCTGCCCGCCGACGGGCTGATCCTCGACCTGGAGGACGCCGTCGCCCCCGACGCCAAGGCGGAGGCCCGCGCCACCATCAAGGCGTCCATCGCCGCGGGCGGCTATGGCGGGCGGGAACTGGTGGTCCGCACCAACGGGCTGAACACCCCCTGGGGCTACGACGACCTCGTGATGGCCGCCGCCAGCGGCGCCGACGCGGTGCTGCTGCCGAAGGTGGAGAGCGCCGACATGGTCCGCCAGGCCGAGGCGGTGCTGCGCGCCAACGGCTCGCCGGACGGGCAGACCATCTGGTGCATGATGGAGACCCCGCTCGGCATGCTGAACGCCAAGGAGATCGCCGGGGCCAGCCCGAAACTGGGCGGGCTGGTGATGGGCACCTCCGACCTCGCCAAGGATCTGCACGCGGCCCACACGCGCGACCGGCTGCCGATGCTGACCAGCCTCGGCCTCTGCCTGCTGGCGGCGCGGGCCTACGGCCTCGCCATCCTCGACGGGGTGCATCTCGACCTGAACGACGACGCGGGCTTTGCCGAATCCTGCACCCAGGGGCGCGAGCTGGGATTCGACGGCAAGACGCTGATCCACCCCAAGACCATCGCCGCCTGCAACGCCGCCTTCGCCCCCGGTGACGACGAGATCGCCCAGGCCCACCGCATCATCCAGGCCCATGCCGAGGCCGTCGCCCAGGGCAAGGGGGTGGTTCTGGTGGACGGGCGGCTGGTGGAGAACCTGCATGTCGAGAACGCCCGTCGCCTCGTCGCGATGGCCGAGGCGATCCGGGCGCTGGAGACGGCGGGCTGACACCCGCCGCTCCGGTTTCATAACATCGGATCAGGAATCGCGGCGCGCCTGGGCGTCCTTCACGAACTGCGACACCCGCCCGATCTCGCGCGGATCGGTCTCGACCGTCCGGCGCCCGCTGGGGATCGGGCGCATGCCCTTGCGCGGGGTGCGTCCGGGGGACGGGTGCTGGGGCTGCGCGTCCTTCTTGCGCTTCAGCGCGTCCTGAAGGTTGGCCTGGACGATCGCGCGGCGCCGCTCGGCGCGGAACCGCTCCAGCCGCCCGTTCACCCGCTTCAGGGCGCGCGCGTAGACCTGCTTCTTGGCGGACAGGCCGCGTTCGCTGGCGTCCGCCGACTGCTGGCCGGTTCCGCTGGCCTTGCCCCGCCGACCGCGCCGCCGCGCCGCGATGATGTCGCGCGCCCGGTCGCGCTCCCCGCGCAGCCAACGGGCGAGCGTCAGGGTCTCGTCAGGCGGCAGGCTCTCCAGTTCCGGGTAATGGCTGCGGCGGACCTGCTCGAATTCCTTTTCGGACAACAGCCGTCGTTCGGCCGTGAGTTCGACTCCCATCGTTGAACCTCTCTGCTTCGTGGTCCCGCTTCGGCTTACCCCCGTCCGGTCAACCGATCGGGAGGCGAAGCGTTCCCCGGCTCGACCCGATGCGCCCCACTGCCACTTACGGGTGCCGAAGGAATCGGAATCACGACCTCTCCGGAACCAAGTCGCCCCCCATCGGTTTTCCGACATGTGGCAGAGGTGGAGGTTGAAGATGGCCTCGAAAGACAACGGCCAAGGCGAAGTCCAATCCGGGAGCGGTCGCACGTCGAACCGCGGCTTCGCGTCGATGGACCGTGACCGGCAGCGCCAGATCGCCAGCAAGGGCGGGGAAAGCGTGCCAGCCGACAAGCGCAGCTTTTCCAAGAACCCGGAACTCGCCGCGGAGGCGGGGCGGAAGGGGGGCCGGAGCGTACCGGCATCCTCACGCAGCTTCTCCAAGAACCCGTCCCTGGCCGCCGAAGCGGGGCGGAAGGGCGGGCAGGCGAGCCATGGCGGACGCGGGGCCGCCATACGCCCGGGCGAAGGCGACTGACGGCACCAACGAGAAAAGCCCCTCTCCGGAACCGGAGAGGGGCTTTCTTTTCATGCTCCGCTGGTCAGCAGCCCCCAGCCGGCCGGGCCGGGGGCGCGACCGGTCAGGAGGCCAGCTTGTCCAGTTCGCGCAGGATCGAGTCGCCCATGACGGTCGTGGAGCA
The window above is part of the Azospirillum sp. TSH58 genome. Proteins encoded here:
- a CDS encoding TIGR00730 family Rossman fold protein; the encoded protein is MRICVYAGSNPGTNPAYGEAAEQLGRHMAERGIGLVYGGGRTGLMGRIADSVLAAGGTVTGIIPQFLMDKEVGHQGLQELRIVATMHERKALMAELSDGFIALPGGIGTLEELFEVWTWAQLGRHDKPCGLLNASGFYDGLAGFLDHVAGERFMQPKHRDMLIVRDTAPGILDAFAAYEPPAVRKWLDEART
- the pdxY gene encoding pyridoxal kinase PdxY, which encodes MKTVISIQSHVAYGYVGNRAAVFPLQRLGCDAIAVNTVQFSNHTGYGEWTGQVFTAEHVADLMDGVAARGVLPGCDALLSGYMGDVGLGQVIVETAARLKAANPRAVYACDPVMGDVGRGFFVRPGLPEFIRDHAVPAADLMTPNQFELEYLTGRTVETLDDALAATAALRERGPRLVLVTSLTRKDADPGHIEMLADDRDGAWLVSTPRLPLDPPPNGSGDAVAALFLAHYLKAFDPAEALEQAAAAIYAIFQTTRRMGTRELQLIAAQDEFVNPSQRFTVTRVR
- a CDS encoding CoA ester lyase; translated protein: MAATARPRRSVLYMPGSNTRALEKGRSLPADGLILDLEDAVAPDAKAEARATIKASIAAGGYGGRELVVRTNGLNTPWGYDDLVMAAASGADAVLLPKVESADMVRQAEAVLRANGSPDGQTIWCMMETPLGMLNAKEIAGASPKLGGLVMGTSDLAKDLHAAHTRDRLPMLTSLGLCLLAARAYGLAILDGVHLDLNDDAGFAESCTQGRELGFDGKTLIHPKTIAACNAAFAPGDDEIAQAHRIIQAHAEAVAQGKGVVLVDGRLVENLHVENARRLVAMAEAIRALETAG
- a CDS encoding general stress protein, translated to MASKDNGQGEVQSGSGRTSNRGFASMDRDRQRQIASKGGESVPADKRSFSKNPELAAEAGRKGGRSVPASSRSFSKNPSLAAEAGRKGGQASHGGRGAAIRPGEGD